From the Paludibacterium paludis genome, one window contains:
- a CDS encoding PEP-CTERM sorting domain-containing protein codes for MKTLLFLGMTALSIGTAQAALTNVALNSSVTLQGNHFGNAGGWGGSVLAPAASITDGILLPNGRQWNTGTVFWAGPPRQDSITIALRGSSLVQSILLQADSNDLYTIRYRDTSNTWHNLTTLDLPTRWGLNTRSYTLNRAIHATAFSILAAGGDNHFSVSEFQAWGITSAVPEPETYALVGMGLVALTLRLRNRKTHR; via the coding sequence ATGAAAACACTTCTGTTTCTGGGCATGACCGCCCTGAGTATCGGCACGGCACAAGCGGCGCTGACCAATGTCGCGCTCAATAGCAGCGTCACGCTGCAGGGCAACCATTTCGGCAACGCCGGCGGATGGGGCGGCTCCGTCCTCGCTCCGGCAGCGAGCATCACTGACGGCATCCTGCTGCCTAACGGGCGGCAATGGAATACCGGCACGGTATTCTGGGCCGGCCCACCACGTCAGGACAGCATCACCATCGCGTTGCGTGGTTCATCGCTGGTGCAATCGATCCTGCTGCAGGCCGACAGCAATGACCTTTACACTATTCGCTACCGGGACACATCGAACACTTGGCATAATCTGACCACGTTAGACTTACCGACAAGGTGGGGACTGAACACCCGCTCGTACACATTGAACCGAGCCATTCACGCCACGGCTTTCTCCATCTTGGCGGCGGGAGGCGACAACCATTTCTCCGTCTCCGAATTCCAGGCCTGGGGCATCACCTCGGCCGTGCCCGAACCGGAAACCTATGCCTTGGTGGGCATGGGGCTGGTTGCCTTGACGTTGCGGCTTCGCAACAGAAAAACACACCGCTGA
- a CDS encoding phosphoethanolamine transferase gives MVKRPLRSEVVTLAVSALLLLCYNYPFWTRLIAFVDPVSPKDWGFIGVAGLLVLAYYNLVLSLVASPYVFKPLAIGLLVLSSFVTYFMNQYGVMIDARMIQNVMETNRAESLDLLTFKMAGYFIVLGVIPSIAVWRLPVAWRPFWRELGVRVLSAIASFAVILAIAMLFYQEFASLFRNHREIRLLLIPSNALQATWGYVNDTYLTRPTVVAPLGTDAKKGPQWAQRKRRSLTVIVVGETARAENFGLNGYARNTTPQLAREPGVINLPNVWSCGTETAVSLPCMFSNLTREGYSDSKAKGQEGLLDVIQRAGFAVQWRDNQSGCKGVCDRVPTISTTDLAIPEFCDTECHDEIMLQGLREASNKAGKDMVVVLHMMGSHGPAYFQRYPARFETFKPVCKTSQLDRCDRQGIVNAYDNTILYTDYVLSRTIELLKKNADLDTAMIYLSDHGESLGEHGMYLHGAPYFVAPDQQKHIAAALWLSANFQNDFKVDGRCLKARSDRRYTHDYLFHSVLGLLDIQTSVYRPALDLFAPCRTG, from the coding sequence GTGGTAAAACGCCCGCTGCGCAGTGAAGTCGTTACCCTGGCCGTATCGGCCCTTTTGCTGCTCTGCTACAACTATCCCTTCTGGACCCGGCTGATCGCCTTTGTCGATCCGGTGAGTCCGAAGGATTGGGGATTTATCGGCGTGGCTGGCCTGCTGGTCCTGGCTTACTACAATCTGGTGCTCAGTCTTGTCGCATCGCCCTATGTCTTCAAACCGCTGGCGATCGGGCTTCTCGTACTTTCCTCGTTCGTCACGTATTTCATGAACCAGTACGGCGTGATGATTGATGCGCGCATGATACAGAACGTCATGGAGACCAACCGCGCCGAGTCGCTCGACCTGCTGACCTTCAAAATGGCGGGGTACTTTATCGTCCTCGGAGTCATTCCTTCCATAGCCGTATGGCGCCTTCCCGTCGCGTGGAGACCTTTCTGGCGCGAGCTTGGCGTGCGCGTACTGTCCGCGATAGCCAGCTTCGCGGTGATACTGGCCATCGCCATGCTGTTTTATCAGGAGTTCGCCTCGCTGTTCCGAAACCATCGCGAAATCCGCCTGCTGCTGATTCCGTCCAACGCCTTGCAAGCGACCTGGGGGTACGTGAACGACACTTACCTGACCCGCCCGACCGTCGTCGCGCCCCTGGGCACGGATGCCAAAAAAGGCCCGCAATGGGCGCAGCGCAAGCGGCGCAGCCTGACAGTGATCGTAGTGGGGGAAACCGCCCGCGCGGAAAACTTCGGTCTGAATGGCTATGCCCGCAATACGACTCCGCAACTGGCCCGCGAACCCGGCGTGATCAATCTGCCGAATGTCTGGTCATGCGGGACCGAAACGGCCGTCTCGCTGCCCTGCATGTTTTCTAATTTGACCCGCGAAGGGTACAGCGACAGCAAGGCCAAGGGACAGGAAGGGCTGCTGGACGTGATTCAGCGAGCCGGTTTCGCGGTGCAGTGGCGTGACAATCAGTCAGGATGCAAGGGCGTCTGCGACAGGGTTCCGACGATCAGCACGACGGATCTTGCCATACCGGAGTTCTGCGACACCGAGTGCCATGACGAAATCATGCTGCAAGGACTGAGGGAGGCCTCGAACAAAGCCGGCAAGGACATGGTCGTGGTTCTGCACATGATGGGCAGTCACGGACCTGCCTACTTTCAGCGCTATCCGGCCCGCTTCGAAACCTTCAAGCCGGTCTGCAAAACCAGCCAGCTCGACCGCTGCGATCGTCAGGGAATTGTAAACGCTTACGATAATACAATCTTATATACAGATTACGTACTGTCGCGCACCATCGAGTTGCTCAAGAAAAATGCCGATCTCGACACGGCGATGATCTATCTGTCCGACCATGGCGAATCGCTTGGCGAACACGGCATGTACCTGCACGGCGCCCCGTATTTCGTCGCGCCGGACCAGCAAAAGCACATCGCCGCGGCGCTGTGGCTGTCGGCCAACTTCCAGAACGATTTCAAGGTTGACGGGCGCTGCCTCAAAGCGCGCAGCGACCGGCGGTATACGCACGACTATCTGTTCCATTCCGTATTGGGTTTGCTGGATATCCAGACCTCGGTTTACCGGCCGGCCCTTGATCTGTTCGCGCCTTGCCGCACCGGATAA
- a CDS encoding PEP-CTERM sorting domain-containing protein: MKKSVSSLVLAMFLLSGTAWSSTIAYMSGSSEPWGSNSNISAMNIAFGSGKWNRISFSDSFSKYSTLYIDGGGNTSTDFGAFVRANRSALENYVLAGGRLFLNAAVWGDGTSLVFGASIGNEGEPYSSRGYAEDITNPIFNGAGASWGGDNFSHSEVQAAGFTTFITGQSGNAILSGARKGKGYVLIGTQTNTDFHYSLNDSDPFQLRVNELRYVAQVNTIPEPETYALMGFGLVALTLRMRRRKTTPR, translated from the coding sequence ATGAAAAAATCAGTGAGCAGTCTGGTCCTGGCAATGTTTTTGTTGTCGGGGACGGCATGGTCCAGCACCATCGCCTATATGTCGGGAAGCAGTGAGCCGTGGGGCAGTAACAGCAACATCTCCGCCATGAACATTGCATTTGGCAGCGGCAAGTGGAACCGCATTTCGTTCAGCGACTCCTTCAGCAAGTATTCAACGCTCTATATCGATGGAGGCGGCAACACCAGCACAGATTTCGGCGCCTTCGTCAGGGCCAACCGCTCGGCACTGGAGAATTACGTGCTCGCGGGAGGACGCCTGTTCCTGAACGCGGCGGTATGGGGCGATGGAACTTCGCTGGTTTTCGGCGCATCGATCGGCAATGAAGGCGAACCTTACTCCAGCCGGGGCTACGCGGAGGACATCACCAACCCGATTTTCAATGGCGCGGGCGCGAGTTGGGGTGGCGACAATTTCTCCCATAGCGAGGTGCAGGCCGCGGGCTTCACCACATTCATCACCGGCCAGAGCGGAAATGCGATCCTCAGTGGTGCGCGCAAGGGCAAAGGCTATGTGCTGATCGGCACCCAAACCAACACCGATTTCCATTATTCGCTCAATGACTCGGATCCTTTCCAGCTGCGCGTGAACGAATTGAGGTATGTCGCCCAGGTCAACACGATTCCCGAGCCGGAAACCTATGCGCTGATGGGCTTCGGGCTGGTTGCGCTGACCTTGCGCATGCGGCGCCGCAAAACCACGCCGCGCTGA
- a CDS encoding DUF692 family multinuclear iron-containing protein, which translates to MVSIGFHLCGDRRDNIGAYGFSSHYRCSAGAENRATAFIARVTAATGKPVWIENANFYSASPAEIVANWKSIVRIAEHSGASLIIDLSHLIIDCLNNGVSPDICLGMIPWDSVAELHLSGIVEGRDGALHDGHGSPVDHRVWAMLDTLMRYGLVGGDIYLNIEHSDSAWLADPVAYRADFARLASRLAAPSRTNGGKNALGYARAYLKTLLKNAIVNFDEVVELSGISERELLDGWLSHVDATKKRLALSTEEMDSLIRRESIVFTDTFIDYIESRFNENRD; encoded by the coding sequence GTGGTCAGCATCGGATTTCATCTGTGCGGCGACCGGCGCGACAATATCGGGGCTTACGGGTTTTCCTCGCATTACCGCTGCTCGGCCGGCGCGGAAAATCGCGCGACCGCCTTTATCGCCAGGGTGACCGCCGCCACGGGAAAACCCGTCTGGATCGAGAACGCCAATTTCTATTCGGCATCGCCGGCCGAAATCGTCGCCAACTGGAAAAGCATTGTCCGTATCGCGGAGCATTCCGGCGCGAGCCTGATCATCGACCTCTCCCATTTGATCATCGACTGTCTGAACAATGGTGTATCGCCCGATATTTGCCTCGGGATGATCCCGTGGGACAGCGTGGCCGAGTTGCACCTGTCGGGCATCGTCGAAGGCCGGGATGGCGCCTTGCACGATGGGCACGGTAGTCCGGTCGATCACCGAGTGTGGGCGATGCTCGACACGCTGATGCGCTACGGACTGGTCGGCGGCGACATCTACCTCAACATCGAGCACAGCGACTCGGCGTGGCTTGCCGATCCCGTGGCTTATCGCGCCGATTTTGCCCGGCTCGCTTCACGGCTTGCCGCTCCCTCACGCACGAACGGTGGCAAGAATGCGCTTGGTTATGCGCGCGCCTACCTGAAAACCCTGCTGAAAAACGCCATCGTCAACTTCGACGAGGTCGTGGAGTTGTCCGGTATTTCGGAGCGGGAGTTGCTCGATGGTTGGCTGAGCCACGTCGACGCCACGAAAAAACGTCTCGCGCTGTCGACCGAGGAGATGGATTCGCTGATCCGCCGCGAATCGATCGTGTTCACTGATACTTTCATCGACTATATCGAGAGCCGCTTCAATGAAAACAGGGATTAA
- a CDS encoding enolase C-terminal domain-like protein translates to MRITDIRELTIPLSRYADPALPGSGLTTSMVAVATDLRHGDRPVVGYGFASIGRYGQGGLIRERFAPRLIGAAPDTLLDAAGQRLDPARAWAVMMAGEKPGGHGERCVAVGALDMALWDAAAKAADLPLSVLLADYLERDPEPEVRVYAGGGYPYPLNDLERLADEMRIFADQGFTHAKIKTGAGLETDLRRIETAAAQLGGSERLAVDAMNRYTPQQALAAAGALAGHGLWWFEDVCDPLDFDTQSLIAATYPGPIAAGEALFSVAEAKLLDRHGGLRREHDILVFDPVHCYGLTGYLDIVGYLLDHGWPRRAFWPHGGHLFSLHLVAALGLGGAEINPLAFDPFRGVFPGIPVENGITRLPDAPGIGFELHGPVWSVFRALGLD, encoded by the coding sequence ATGCGTATCACCGATATCCGCGAGCTGACCATTCCTCTTTCCCGCTATGCTGATCCGGCCCTGCCCGGGAGCGGACTGACAACGAGCATGGTGGCTGTCGCTACCGATCTGAGGCATGGCGACCGACCTGTTGTCGGCTATGGATTTGCGTCGATCGGCCGTTATGGCCAGGGCGGTCTCATTCGCGAGCGCTTCGCTCCGCGTCTTATCGGTGCGGCTCCCGATACCTTGCTTGACGCGGCAGGGCAACGCCTCGATCCTGCCCGAGCCTGGGCGGTGATGATGGCAGGAGAAAAACCCGGTGGCCACGGTGAGCGGTGCGTGGCGGTCGGGGCGCTCGACATGGCTCTTTGGGACGCGGCGGCAAAAGCCGCCGATTTGCCGTTGAGCGTGTTGTTGGCCGACTACCTGGAGCGAGATCCCGAACCGGAAGTGAGGGTGTACGCGGGAGGCGGCTATCCGTATCCCCTGAACGATCTTGAACGGCTGGCAGATGAAATGCGCATCTTCGCCGATCAGGGGTTCACCCATGCCAAAATCAAGACGGGAGCCGGCCTGGAAACGGACTTGCGGCGGATCGAAACCGCCGCCGCGCAGCTTGGCGGTTCGGAGCGGTTGGCCGTGGATGCGATGAACCGCTATACCCCGCAGCAGGCCCTGGCCGCAGCCGGGGCGCTGGCCGGTCATGGCCTGTGGTGGTTCGAAGATGTGTGCGATCCACTGGATTTCGATACCCAGTCGCTGATCGCGGCAACTTATCCAGGGCCGATCGCCGCCGGCGAGGCGCTGTTTTCCGTTGCGGAGGCGAAATTGCTGGATCGCCATGGCGGATTGCGGCGCGAGCACGACATCCTGGTGTTCGATCCCGTTCATTGTTATGGCCTGACCGGATATCTTGATATTGTCGGGTATCTGCTCGACCACGGTTGGCCGCGTCGGGCATTCTGGCCCCATGGCGGACATTTGTTTTCCCTGCACCTTGTCGCCGCCCTGGGGCTCGGTGGCGCCGAGATCAACCCGCTGGCTTTTGACCCATTCCGGGGCGTGTTCCCCGGTATTCCCGTCGAGAACGGCATTACCAGACTTCCTGACGCACCCGGCATCGGTTTTGAGCTGCACGGGCCTGTCTGGTCGGTGTTCCGCGCGTTGGGCCTTGATTGA
- a CDS encoding penicillin-binding protein 1A, with product MLKRILAILAGLFIGGAVVAAGALAVAIIITYPTLPSLDSLTDYRPKIPLRVYSGDGVLIGEFGEERRSFLRIQDVPQPMKQAVLAAEDERFYQHSGVDYIGVFRAALTNLVTGHSKLGASTITMQVARNFLLSPEKTFTRKFTEALLAFKIEHSLSKDQILELYFNQIYLGQRAYGFGAAAQAYFGKSIKDLNIAEMAMLAGLPKAPSAYNPIVNPERATLRQQYVLRRMKDLNFITPEQYDDAMQVKLKVVSQALDNSFPAQYVAEMARQAMYERYREKAYTDGFRVVTTINSHDQQWAYDALRAGLIDFDRKHGYRGPESFIDTRESQGEDPSEVLDDALSEIRDSGDMLAAIVQSASPVEVRAYLRGGKIASVKGPGLDFARRALNPRLPAAQQIRPGAVIRVRANEKGYWEIVQMPEVEGGFVSLDTRTGAIRSLVGGFDFNRRSFNHVTQAWRQPGSTFKPFIYSAAIDKGLPPSTIINDAPLTVDLQDGTGQRWIPKNDDGKFLGMMSMRRALTLSRNLVSVRLIKAISPDYAQQYIQRFGFSAKQHPAYLTMALGAGSVTALQMAEGYSVFANGGYRTKAYFIDRIEDATGKVLAKTVPAVAGQGAQQAIDPRNAFIMTSMMGDVVRYGTAARAMAIGRQDLAGKTGTTSDFKDAWFVGFNPGLVAATWVGYDQPRSLGRYGYGGTAALPIWINYMTNALKGVPEVDMPVPAGITVKPGAGLRGGDEYYYDEFPKPNPEIHLDNQGTVPSDGPSDEDASAAQSDAPVRDAVENVKEQLF from the coding sequence ATGCTTAAGCGAATCCTTGCCATTCTGGCTGGTCTGTTCATCGGTGGCGCCGTTGTGGCGGCCGGTGCGCTGGCCGTGGCGATCATCATAACCTACCCGACTTTGCCCAGTCTTGACTCGCTCACCGACTACCGGCCCAAGATCCCGTTGCGGGTCTATTCCGGCGATGGCGTGCTGATCGGCGAGTTCGGCGAGGAGCGCCGTTCGTTCCTGCGCATCCAGGATGTTCCGCAACCGATGAAGCAGGCCGTGCTGGCCGCGGAAGACGAGCGCTTTTACCAGCATAGCGGAGTCGACTATATCGGTGTGTTCCGCGCGGCGCTGACCAACCTCGTGACCGGGCACAGCAAGCTGGGCGCCAGCACCATCACCATGCAGGTGGCCCGCAATTTCCTGCTGTCGCCGGAAAAGACTTTCACCCGGAAATTTACCGAGGCCCTGCTTGCCTTCAAGATTGAGCATTCTCTCTCCAAGGATCAGATTCTCGAGCTGTATTTCAACCAGATTTATCTGGGGCAGCGCGCCTACGGTTTCGGCGCAGCGGCGCAGGCCTATTTCGGCAAGTCCATCAAGGACCTGAATATCGCCGAGATGGCTATGCTGGCAGGGTTGCCCAAGGCACCGTCCGCGTACAATCCCATCGTCAATCCGGAGCGGGCCACATTGCGCCAGCAATACGTGCTGCGCCGCATGAAAGATCTGAACTTTATCACCCCTGAACAGTATGACGATGCGATGCAGGTCAAACTTAAGGTGGTTAGTCAGGCTCTGGACAACAGTTTTCCCGCGCAATATGTTGCGGAAATGGCTCGGCAGGCGATGTACGAGCGGTATCGCGAGAAAGCCTATACCGACGGTTTCCGCGTCGTGACCACTATCAACAGCCATGACCAGCAGTGGGCCTACGACGCATTGCGCGCGGGGCTCATCGATTTCGACCGCAAGCACGGCTACCGGGGCCCGGAGAGTTTCATCGACACCCGGGAGTCACAGGGCGAGGATCCGTCCGAAGTGCTGGATGACGCGCTCTCCGAGATCCGCGACAGCGGCGACATGCTCGCCGCGATCGTGCAAAGCGCGTCGCCGGTCGAAGTGCGGGCCTATCTGCGCGGCGGCAAGATCGCCTCGGTCAAGGGGCCTGGTCTCGATTTCGCCCGACGCGCGCTCAATCCACGCCTTCCTGCCGCCCAGCAGATCCGTCCCGGAGCGGTGATCCGCGTCAGGGCCAACGAGAAGGGGTACTGGGAAATCGTGCAGATGCCGGAGGTCGAGGGCGGCTTCGTCTCGCTCGACACCCGTACCGGGGCGATCCGTTCCCTGGTCGGCGGGTTCGATTTCAACCGCCGCAGCTTCAATCACGTGACGCAGGCATGGCGCCAGCCCGGTTCCACGTTCAAGCCGTTCATCTATTCGGCCGCGATCGACAAGGGGCTGCCTCCTTCAACCATCATCAACGACGCGCCATTGACCGTCGACCTTCAGGATGGAACCGGCCAGCGCTGGATTCCGAAAAACGATGACGGCAAATTCCTTGGCATGATGTCCATGCGTCGCGCCCTGACCCTGTCGCGCAACCTGGTCTCGGTGCGTCTGATCAAGGCCATCAGTCCTGACTACGCCCAACAGTACATCCAGCGCTTCGGGTTTTCCGCGAAGCAGCACCCGGCTTATTTGACCATGGCGCTGGGCGCAGGATCGGTCACCGCGCTGCAGATGGCCGAAGGCTATTCGGTGTTCGCCAATGGTGGTTATCGCACCAAGGCCTATTTCATTGACCGCATCGAGGACGCGACAGGCAAGGTGCTGGCCAAGACCGTGCCTGCCGTGGCCGGGCAGGGCGCGCAGCAGGCGATCGATCCGCGCAACGCCTTTATCATGACGAGCATGATGGGCGATGTGGTGCGGTACGGTACCGCTGCACGGGCGATGGCGATCGGACGTCAGGATCTGGCCGGCAAGACCGGCACCACGAGCGATTTCAAGGATGCGTGGTTCGTCGGCTTCAATCCCGGTCTGGTCGCCGCCACCTGGGTAGGCTACGACCAGCCGCGCAGCCTGGGACGCTATGGATATGGTGGAACCGCGGCTTTGCCGATCTGGATCAATTACATGACCAATGCGCTCAAGGGCGTGCCAGAGGTCGACATGCCGGTGCCCGCCGGCATCACGGTGAAGCCGGGGGCCGGCCTGAGGGGGGGCGACGAATATTACTACGACGAATTCCCGAAACCGAATCCGGAAATCCATCTGGATAACCAGGGGACCGTGCCGAGCGACGGGCCGTCCGATGAGGATGCGTCAGCCGCTCAAAGCGATGCTCCGGTGCGGGATGCCGTTGAGAACGTGAAGGAGCAGCTGTTCTGA
- a CDS encoding response regulator transcription factor, whose product MKSIIVVDDHPVVRLAVRNTFGGQDDCLFVGEASGPEEMMALIRQLPPDLVILDMMLGRNDGLTLIRKIRTIDPEIRVLVFSTRDDAVHVARARREGASGYVSKNAEPGVLLQAARSVLAGFLVFPETDGARGHEQIAVAPDICLSRRELSVLTLMAGGMRNKAIAERLYLSPKTISTYKARMQEKLGLASTLELIDYARFHGLG is encoded by the coding sequence ATGAAATCCATCATCGTCGTCGACGACCACCCTGTGGTAAGGCTGGCCGTCAGGAACACCTTCGGGGGGCAGGATGATTGCCTCTTTGTGGGAGAAGCATCCGGACCGGAAGAAATGATGGCGCTGATCCGGCAATTGCCGCCCGATCTGGTGATACTGGACATGATGCTCGGCCGGAACGATGGGTTGACGCTGATTCGCAAGATACGGACGATCGACCCGGAGATCCGCGTGCTGGTGTTCAGCACGCGGGACGATGCCGTGCACGTTGCGCGGGCGCGGCGCGAAGGCGCCAGTGGCTACGTGTCCAAGAATGCGGAGCCCGGCGTCCTGTTGCAGGCCGCCCGTTCAGTGCTGGCCGGTTTTCTGGTTTTTCCCGAAACCGACGGAGCCCGGGGTCATGAACAGATCGCCGTCGCGCCCGATATCTGCCTGAGCCGGCGTGAACTGTCGGTGCTGACCCTGATGGCCGGAGGAATGCGCAACAAGGCGATCGCCGAGCGCTTGTATCTGAGTCCTAAAACGATCAGTACCTACAAGGCGCGCATGCAGGAAAAACTCGGCCTCGCATCAACGCTCGAACTGATCGACTACGCGCGCTTTCACGGTCTGGGCTGA
- a CDS encoding substrate-binding periplasmic protein, with translation MAKRCAGSIVAICLAHACFAEEVVISIQYRDKPPYSYSKEGRPAGFLLERTVEILRRAAVPAKYEQIPVKRIVQDIKDNKKTVCSPGWYKIPDREVFAQFTLAIHQDKPQIVLANVQVAKQIQSMSTFKSLLNNKDYRLGIVSGVSYGPDLDGMINNATTTAMDSNVTPDGLARMIAMHRADYMIIDVEDYNFLLQKKEIDTDRLVVLKFKDIPEGLRRYIMCSKNVSADIMQRINRSIQTVVPGLSP, from the coding sequence ATGGCTAAGCGATGCGCTGGATCAATTGTCGCCATCTGCCTTGCTCACGCATGTTTTGCCGAGGAAGTGGTTATTTCCATTCAGTATCGTGATAAGCCGCCCTATAGCTACAGTAAGGAAGGACGGCCTGCCGGTTTTCTGCTTGAGCGCACCGTGGAGATTTTACGCCGCGCAGCCGTGCCAGCCAAATATGAGCAAATCCCGGTAAAACGCATTGTTCAGGATATTAAAGACAACAAGAAAACAGTTTGTTCTCCGGGATGGTATAAAATTCCCGATCGCGAGGTCTTCGCCCAATTTACGCTGGCAATTCATCAGGATAAACCACAGATTGTATTGGCCAATGTGCAAGTGGCGAAACAGATTCAATCTATGAGTACGTTTAAATCTTTATTAAACAATAAAGATTACCGTCTTGGTATTGTGTCCGGCGTATCCTATGGTCCTGATCTGGATGGCATGATTAATAATGCGACAACCACTGCGATGGATTCCAATGTGACGCCGGATGGGCTTGCGCGCATGATTGCCATGCATCGTGCCGATTATATGATTATCGATGTGGAAGATTACAATTTTTTGCTGCAAAAAAAGGAGATAGATACCGATAGATTGGTCGTATTGAAATTCAAGGATATTCCTGAAGGGCTTAGGCGTTACATTATGTGTAGCAAAAATGTCAGTGCAGATATCATGCAGCGGATCAATCGATCCATACAAACGGTAGTTCCCGGTTTGTCTCCGTAG
- a CDS encoding MFS transporter, with protein sequence MLKFDRAMLTPLIVATALFMENMDATVISTSLPAIARDLSVDPISLKLALTSYLVSLAVFIPVSGWMADRHGARRIFRWAIAVFIFGSLMCAFSSTLEGFVLARFVQGMGGAMMVPVGRLVIVRTTRKSELVKALSYLTVPALLGPVIGPPLGGFISTYFHWRWIFFINVPIGVLGFALAARFIENHREDNVPPLDLKGFLLSGVGLSALMMGLATEGKHMLSSAMSGALTMGGAGLLLLYVRHFRRSSHPLLDLSLLGTPTFHASVVGGFLFRVGIGATPFLLPLMLQLGFGFSPFESGLLTCSTAIGALFMKTIVSRILGRYGFKRVLVANSILAGFSIAIFGLFDPRTPHALMLAVFLLGGCLRSLQFTSLNAIAFADVTPERMSHATSLSSVAQQLAAGFGVTAGAFALQGIAFANGHAIPHTADYGLAFVAMGGLTALSCQLFRRLDRHAGAQLAQGR encoded by the coding sequence ATGCTGAAGTTCGACCGAGCCATGCTCACCCCCCTGATCGTGGCTACCGCGCTGTTCATGGAAAACATGGATGCGACGGTGATTTCCACCTCCTTGCCCGCGATAGCGCGCGACCTGTCGGTGGACCCCATTTCCCTGAAACTGGCACTGACGTCCTATCTTGTCAGCCTTGCCGTGTTCATTCCGGTCAGCGGCTGGATGGCCGACCGGCACGGGGCAAGACGGATTTTCCGGTGGGCGATCGCCGTTTTCATCTTCGGTTCACTGATGTGCGCCTTTTCCAGTACGCTGGAAGGCTTCGTCCTGGCCCGTTTCGTTCAGGGCATGGGCGGCGCGATGATGGTACCGGTCGGGAGGCTCGTCATCGTCCGCACAACCCGCAAATCCGAACTGGTCAAAGCGCTCAGTTATCTGACGGTACCCGCGCTGCTCGGCCCGGTGATCGGCCCTCCGCTTGGCGGCTTCATCAGCACCTATTTTCACTGGCGATGGATTTTTTTCATCAACGTGCCCATCGGCGTGCTCGGTTTCGCGCTGGCCGCGCGTTTCATCGAGAATCACCGGGAGGACAACGTTCCTCCACTGGATCTGAAGGGCTTTCTGCTGTCGGGAGTCGGGTTGTCGGCTCTGATGATGGGGCTGGCAACCGAAGGCAAGCACATGCTCTCATCGGCGATGTCGGGCGCGTTGACGATGGGCGGCGCGGGATTGCTGTTGCTCTATGTCCGGCATTTCAGACGCAGCAGCCATCCGCTGCTGGATCTGTCTTTGCTGGGCACGCCAACCTTTCACGCCAGTGTGGTGGGAGGATTTCTGTTCCGAGTGGGCATCGGCGCCACGCCTTTCCTGCTGCCCCTGATGCTGCAGCTCGGCTTCGGCTTCAGTCCGTTCGAATCGGGACTGCTCACCTGCTCTACCGCCATCGGGGCATTGTTCATGAAAACCATCGTCTCACGTATCCTGGGACGCTACGGTTTCAAGCGGGTGCTGGTCGCCAACAGCATTCTGGCGGGATTCTCCATCGCGATTTTCGGTCTTTTCGACCCGCGCACCCCTCATGCGCTGATGCTCGCGGTGTTTCTGCTCGGAGGCTGCCTGCGCTCCTTGCAGTTCACCAGTCTGAACGCTATCGCCTTTGCCGATGTCACCCCGGAGCGGATGAGCCACGCCACAAGTCTCTCCAGCGTGGCGCAGCAACTGGCGGCGGGCTTCGGCGTCACGGCTGGCGCCTTCGCCTTGCAAGGCATAGCATTCGCCAACGGTCACGCCATACCGCACACGGCGGATTATGGCCTCGCGTTCGTTGCCATGGGCGGGCTGACCGCCCTCTCGTGCCAACTGTTCCGGCGCCTTGACCGGCATGCCGGCGCGCAACTGGCACAGGGCCGCTGA